A single window of Pseudomonas marginalis DNA harbors:
- a CDS encoding DUF1302 domain-containing protein, translated as MTSVNQFWRRARLPLAVSLASTLAGPAFGVSFNIGEIEGSFDSSLSVGASWSTAKPNQDLIGANNGGNGLSQTSDDGHLNFKRGETFSKIFKGIHDLELKYGDTGVFVRGKYWYDFELQDESREFKDISNNNRKEGAKSSGGQILDAFIYHNYSIADQPGNVRFGKQVVSWGESTFIGGGINSINPIDVSAFRRPGAEIKEGLIPVNMFYVSQTLTDNLSAEAFYQLEWDQTVTDNCGTFFSQPDVISDGCSDNLRVLNSRRFLPAGVLPGLAANGVDVNNEGVLVRRGPDRDARDSGQFGVAFHYNYEPLDTEFGAYFMNYHSRAPIFSAQGAPQSKYTGATPGVPGQLRPLVVAGNSNYFVEYPEDIRLYGLSFSTTLPTGTAWSGEFSYRPNAPVQLSTTDILFAGVKPIGGPVLGNASLLNGAPGQDLHGYRRKEISQFQTTFTHFFDQVMGASRLTLVGEVGVTHVGGLESKSDVRYGRDPVFGPGTLPNNACAALNTSTAQGAGLANANGLNTNCNNDGFTTATSWGYRGRAIWEYPDVFAGVNLKPNVAWSHDVKGYSPGPGANFEEGRKAVSLGLDAEYQNTYTASLNYTNFFGGDFSTVNDRDFVALSFGANF; from the coding sequence TTCTGGCGCCGGGCAAGACTGCCCCTGGCCGTCAGTCTCGCCTCTACGCTCGCCGGGCCCGCATTCGGCGTCAGTTTCAATATCGGTGAAATCGAAGGTAGTTTTGACTCGTCGCTTTCTGTGGGGGCGAGCTGGTCGACAGCCAAGCCCAACCAGGACCTGATCGGTGCCAACAACGGCGGCAACGGTCTGTCCCAGACCTCCGATGACGGCCACTTGAACTTCAAGCGTGGCGAAACGTTCTCGAAGATTTTCAAGGGCATTCATGACCTGGAGTTGAAATACGGCGACACCGGCGTGTTTGTGCGCGGCAAGTACTGGTATGACTTCGAACTGCAGGATGAGAGCCGCGAGTTCAAGGACATCAGCAACAACAACCGCAAAGAGGGCGCCAAGTCTTCTGGCGGGCAGATTCTCGATGCGTTTATCTACCACAACTACTCCATTGCCGATCAGCCCGGCAACGTGCGGTTCGGTAAGCAGGTAGTGAGCTGGGGTGAAAGTACTTTCATCGGTGGTGGCATCAACTCCATTAACCCGATCGATGTGTCTGCATTCCGTCGTCCGGGCGCCGAAATCAAGGAAGGTTTGATTCCGGTCAACATGTTCTACGTGTCGCAGACCCTGACCGATAACTTGTCGGCGGAAGCCTTTTATCAGTTGGAATGGGACCAGACCGTTACCGATAACTGCGGCACTTTCTTCTCTCAGCCTGATGTTATTTCCGATGGCTGCAGTGACAATTTGCGAGTATTGAACAGCCGTCGCTTCCTACCCGCCGGAGTACTGCCAGGGCTCGCCGCAAATGGCGTCGACGTTAACAACGAGGGCGTATTGGTGCGTCGCGGCCCGGATCGTGATGCGCGCGACAGTGGTCAGTTCGGTGTCGCGTTCCATTACAACTACGAGCCTCTGGATACAGAGTTCGGCGCTTACTTCATGAACTACCACAGCCGCGCTCCGATCTTCAGTGCCCAGGGCGCCCCGCAATCGAAATACACCGGCGCAACGCCAGGTGTGCCTGGTCAATTGCGTCCGCTGGTGGTCGCGGGTAACTCCAATTATTTCGTTGAGTACCCAGAGGATATTCGTCTCTATGGCTTGAGTTTCTCCACCACCCTGCCCACGGGGACTGCATGGAGCGGCGAGTTTAGCTACCGTCCTAATGCCCCGGTCCAACTGAGCACCACCGACATCCTGTTTGCCGGTGTGAAACCTATTGGTGGGCCGGTCCTCGGCAATGCGTCGTTGCTCAACGGGGCTCCGGGCCAGGACTTGCATGGTTATCGTCGTAAGGAAATCAGCCAGTTCCAAACGACATTTACCCACTTCTTCGACCAAGTCATGGGCGCTAGCCGTTTGACCCTGGTGGGTGAAGTAGGTGTAACCCATGTGGGTGGTCTGGAGAGCAAGTCGGATGTGCGCTACGGTCGTGACCCTGTCTTCGGCCCTGGTACGCTGCCGAATAATGCCTGTGCGGCGTTGAACACGTCTACGGCTCAAGGCGCCGGCCTGGCAAATGCCAACGGACTGAACACTAACTGCAACAACGATGGCTTCACCACTGCCACTTCCTGGGGGTATCGCGGTCGGGCTATCTGGGAATACCCGGACGTTTTCGCCGGCGTAAACCTCAAGCCAAACGTGGCATGGTCCCATGACGTCAAGGGGTACTCCCCGGGTCCTGGCGCCAACTTCGAAGAGGGCCGCAAAGCCGTCAGTCTGGGCCTGGATGCCGAATACCAGAACACCTACACCGCCAGCCTGAACTACACCAACTTTTTCGGTGGTGATTTCAGCACGGTGAATGACCGCGACTTCGTCGCCCTGAGCTTCGGCGCCAACTTCTAA